TTTCTGTTCCCTATGCGCTCTATGCCGGAACGGCCGGTAATTCGATCACGCCACCAACCCTCGATCAGGCCTATGACCAAGGTGGTCTGGGTGCGGGAAGAACCATTACTGCCGATACGGGTGCAGTATTCATTGATGGTGATGATGGCTTTATTGTCACCGGCACACTAAATATGGGAGACTCGATCGAGGTTTCGGGTGCTGGCACGCGTATGTTCTTCAATCCTCGCAGGGCTGCTTTCAGGGCCGGTAGCGTGTCGGGTCCGCAGTGGGATGCAAGCGAGACCGGGCTTTACTCAGTTGCCTTGGGATACAACACCAAAGCAACAAACGACAAAAGTATTGCCATCGGCAGCGGGGCCATTTCCACAGGAGTGAATGGTGTTGCTTTGGGCAATAGCACCAATGCCGATGGTCTCAGTTCGGTGGCAATGGGCAGTTCAAGTACGGCCAATGGTAATACTTCCATCGCTATCGGAACGCTGTCCATCGCCAGTGGAGATCGGGCAATAGCGTTGGGAACCTACATTACGGCAAAATCATTCAACGAAATTGCAATAGGAAGGAACAACACGGATTATGTGCCCGCAAACACTACCGGATGGAATCCTGGCGACCGCCTTTTTGTGGTGGGCAATGGTCAATCTACCGGGACAACTTCAGATGCCATGGTCATTCTGAAAAACGGGAAAGTCGGCATCGGGTCTTCATCACCAGAAGAAAAATTGCATGTGGTCGGTTCCATCCGAATGGTGGACGGACACCAGCAGGCGGGTTACGTCCCTGTTTCGGATGCCAACGGAAAGATGACCTGGACAGACCCCGCAACTTTGAGCTCAGGCGATGATGGGGATTGGACCGTGAATGGAAACGATATCTATTCGGCTGTGAGCGGAAATGTGGGGATCGGAACAAACACTCCTGGTGCACTTTTGCACGTTGCGGGTTCGGGTACCAATGAGAATTCTGGTATTCGGGTCTCGGGCGCCACTGGAATCTCGGTCATCTATATGAATGCTGCAGGCGACCTTGTACTTCGGAAACTCGGTGTAACAGACCAATTGGTGTTGGATGAAAGCGGAAATGTTGGTGTCGGCACAAGCGCTCCGTCTTCTAAATTTCATGTGACTGACGATTTCGCCAACACGGGGCAATACGTGGCTTCGGTCCAGAACACAGGAGATGGCGCCTTCTCCAACGGGCTTTTGATAACGGCAGGTGAGAACACACAGACCTCCAGCAACCGATACATGGCTTTTCAGAAGCCGAATGGCACTGAAATAGGCGCCATTGTGCAGTCCACATCAACAAGTGTGGCTTACAACACCACTTCTGACGAACGTCTGAAAATGAATATCCACCCGACCACTAAAGGACTGACCGATCTGATGAATATAGAGGTGAAAGACTACGTGTATAAGGAAGATTCGGAAAAACCACAGACAGGTTTCATCGCGCAGCAGGTTTTTGACATCTATCCCAATGCGGTTACCGAAGGAGGCAATGACCCAAAAAGTGATCCGTGGATGATGGATTACAGCAAACTTTCTCCGCTTATGGTGAAGGCCATTCAGGATCTGAAAACCGAAAAAGACGAATTGCAAAAACAGGTTACGCAGATGATGCAACGCTTGGAGCAATTGGAACAAAAACAATAAGACCATGACAACAGATTTCTCGATCACCGACTATCTCCGACTACCAGGGGAAGGCGAAAAGACCAACAGCGAAATGGTCATCAAGGCACGTGCGGCAGAGTTGGAAGGCGACTTCTCGGTGATGGAAGGCGTTCTCGCACCGGGCGAACTGCTGGCTCCACACGTACACGACCACGAGGCGCAATTGCTGTATGTGATAAGTGGCGAGTTGAAGTTTGAATTGGGCGGAAAGGAAGGGCTTCAGTTCTCCGCGCCAGCGGGCAGTTATGTGATAAAACCGAAAGGTGTGATGCATGCCTTTTGGAATGATGGTGACGTTCCAGCACGGTACATTGAACTTTCTGGCGGTTCGCACTTCGAGCATTTTGTAGATAGCAAGT
Above is a window of Flavobacteriales bacterium DNA encoding:
- a CDS encoding cupin domain-containing protein, yielding MTTDFSITDYLRLPGEGEKTNSEMVIKARAAELEGDFSVMEGVLAPGELLAPHVHDHEAQLLYVISGELKFELGGKEGLQFSAPAGSYVIKPKGVMHAFWNDGDVPARYIELSGGSHFEHFVDSKSKGDLYAMAHASEHGMKPYVKDTLRLMGEHRLKSLAMLNLPKLQSLANLGSRIFKPTTQK